A single Verrucomicrobiota bacterium DNA region contains:
- a CDS encoding TRAP transporter large permease subunit encodes MEAGHRSRLSQDPRRNRSGGHIRRSRALAEGLSSGTGRGEIMPGEIALDPHHLPAAAPEIRGWRGTLRRGENLILSSTLAAMVLLPLSEIVLRKLFHTGITGASAFLQHFTLIVGLLGGALAAREGRLLSLSTLTAFLKGRWRAAARIASGSFAAAISSFLGLASYQFLLTEKESGKVLAYGIPIWVIQLAMPVGFGLIALRLIWRASERWPGRVTTLLIAAGVIYLGLHPPLTPERLAAPALVALLIAMALGAPIFVLLGGAALIFFWREELPIASISLTHYSMVTNPTLPTIPLFTLAGYFLAEGGASKRLVRVFQALLGPLHGGPAIVTVLMCAFFTSFTGASGVTILALGGLLLPVLTAAKYSERSALGLLTGSGGLGLLFPPSLPLILFAIVASSNVKNSGVTIEKMFLGGLGPGLLLVTLTSLWGISRGPKERGSRPIFVWGEARQAIWEAKWELLLPVVALVALFGGFATPVEAAAVTALYAFLIETLVYRDLHVVRDAPRVMSECGLLVGGVLLILGVALGFTNYLIDAQVPAKGVEWVTGAIKSKYAFLLVLNLGLLLVGCLMDIFSAIVVVVPLLVPLGIAYGIDPIHLGIIFLANMELGLLTPTVGINLFLSSYRFNKPVFEVTRAVVPMQLVLLTGVLLITYLPPLTTFLPQWIK; translated from the coding sequence ATGGAGGCGGGCCACCGAAGCCGTCTATCCCAAGATCCGCGGAGGAATCGTTCCGGCGGACATATTCGACGAAGTCGCGCGCTTGCTGAAGGATTATCGAGCGGCACAGGAAGGGGCGAAATAATGCCTGGCGAGATTGCGCTCGACCCTCATCACCTTCCCGCGGCGGCTCCCGAAATTAGAGGCTGGCGCGGCACGTTGCGGCGCGGGGAGAATCTCATCCTGTCCTCGACCCTCGCCGCGATGGTGCTCCTCCCGTTGTCCGAAATCGTTCTTCGGAAGCTCTTCCACACCGGCATCACAGGCGCGAGCGCGTTTCTCCAGCACTTCACGCTGATTGTGGGACTGCTGGGCGGCGCGCTTGCGGCGCGGGAAGGCCGGCTGCTTTCGCTTTCAACCCTGACCGCTTTTCTCAAAGGCCGCTGGCGGGCTGCGGCTCGGATCGCGAGCGGATCTTTCGCTGCGGCCATCAGCTCCTTTCTCGGTCTGGCCAGTTACCAATTCCTGCTGACCGAAAAAGAGAGCGGCAAAGTCCTTGCCTACGGCATTCCCATCTGGGTCATCCAACTGGCCATGCCGGTGGGATTCGGATTGATCGCGCTGCGCTTGATCTGGCGAGCGTCGGAACGATGGCCGGGGCGCGTGACAACTCTGCTGATCGCAGCCGGCGTGATTTACCTGGGACTTCATCCCCCCTTGACTCCCGAAAGGCTCGCGGCGCCGGCGTTGGTGGCGCTGCTGATTGCGATGGCGCTCGGCGCTCCCATTTTCGTACTCCTCGGCGGCGCGGCCTTGATCTTTTTCTGGCGGGAGGAGTTGCCCATCGCTTCGATCTCGCTCACGCATTATTCGATGGTCACGAATCCAACGCTGCCGACCATTCCCCTGTTTACGCTGGCCGGATATTTTCTGGCTGAAGGCGGCGCGTCGAAGCGATTGGTTCGCGTGTTTCAGGCGCTCCTGGGACCACTGCACGGTGGCCCGGCGATTGTCACGGTCTTGATGTGCGCGTTCTTCACCTCGTTCACAGGAGCGTCCGGCGTGACGATCCTGGCGCTGGGCGGGTTGCTGTTGCCGGTGCTCACCGCAGCGAAATATTCCGAACGCTCGGCGCTTGGGTTGCTGACTGGCTCCGGAGGGCTGGGGCTGCTGTTCCCGCCGTCGCTGCCCTTGATCTTGTTTGCCATCGTGGCCAGCTCCAACGTCAAGAACAGCGGCGTCACCATTGAAAAAATGTTCTTAGGCGGCCTTGGCCCGGGACTGTTGCTGGTCACGCTGACGTCGCTCTGGGGAATCAGCCGAGGTCCAAAGGAACGCGGCAGCCGGCCAATCTTCGTTTGGGGAGAAGCCCGGCAAGCGATCTGGGAAGCGAAATGGGAACTGTTGCTGCCCGTGGTCGCTCTGGTGGCCTTGTTTGGCGGATTCGCCACGCCGGTTGAAGCGGCTGCGGTCACAGCGTTGTATGCATTCCTCATCGAGACTCTTGTGTATCGCGATTTGCACGTCGTGCGCGATGCGCCGCGCGTGATGTCCGAGTGCGGGCTGCTCGTTGGCGGCGTGCTGTTGATTCTGGGCGTTGCGCTCGGTTTCACAAATTATTTGATCGACGCGCAAGTGCCGGCCAAAGGCGTTGAATGGGTGACCGGCGCGATCAAATCAAAGTATGCGTTCCTGCTCGTGCTCAATCTGGGTCTGCTTTTGGTCGGCTGCCTGATGGATATCTTCTCAGCCATCGTCGTCGTCGTCCCGCTGCTTGTGCCGCTGGGAATTGCCTACGGGATCGATCCGATTCATCTCGGAATCATCTTCCTGGCGAACATGGAACTGGGCCTTCTGACGCCGACGGTGGGCATCAACCTTTTCCTCTCCTCGTACCGTTTCAACAAACCCGTCTTCGAAGTCACGCGCGCCGTCGTGCCCATGCAACTCGTGCTCCTGACGGGCGTGCTCCTGATCACGTACCTCCCGCCGCTGACCACTTTCCTGCCCCAGTGGATCAAGTGA
- a CDS encoding C4-dicarboxylate ABC transporter substrate-binding protein, with protein MLLTVGFKLMEMNRFMTAAGKLNRSARNAARRSRIRIVTALQRDHAATLNRGLRFLCLLLKPLFLRTTCGFVPSLFLSFWSAALLTEVASAAAAPVRVRLGTLAPKGSSSYKHVLAMGDKWKQSSGGSATLTIYADGTMGGEADMVRRMRIGQLQAGMLTAVGLSEIEPGVTGLQHLPMMFRSLEEVDYIGEKLRPTLEKRLLEKGFVVLFWGDAGWVRFFSKTPVLRPDDLKRTKLFSWAGNPAQVDIYKSAGFDPVPLETVDILPNLQTGLITAVPVPPFVALATQIDGPAPHMLELNWAPLVGATVVTKKTWDSIPAAAHPHLLKAAQEAGSLIKADNRRESSEAVEAMKKRGLKVHAVTPEIESEWRRATEAVYPKIRGGIVPADIFDEVARLLKDYRAAQEGAK; from the coding sequence GTGTTGCTAACCGTCGGATTCAAGCTAATGGAAATGAATCGATTTATGACCGCCGCTGGCAAACTCAACCGAAGCGCAAGAAACGCAGCCCGGCGCAGCCGCATCCGAATCGTTACCGCGTTACAACGTGACCACGCTGCAACATTGAATCGAGGGCTCCGTTTCCTGTGCCTCCTGCTAAAGCCTCTCTTCTTGCGGACAACGTGCGGGTTCGTTCCCAGCCTGTTCCTGAGCTTTTGGAGTGCGGCATTATTGACTGAGGTGGCCTCGGCGGCTGCCGCTCCGGTTCGCGTTCGCCTCGGCACGCTGGCGCCCAAAGGGTCGTCCTCCTACAAACACGTGCTCGCGATGGGGGACAAGTGGAAACAGTCTTCCGGCGGCAGCGCCACCCTCACCATCTACGCGGATGGCACCATGGGCGGCGAAGCAGACATGGTTCGGCGAATGCGGATCGGCCAGCTCCAGGCGGGCATGCTCACCGCCGTCGGCCTTTCCGAGATCGAACCCGGCGTCACCGGGTTGCAGCACTTGCCAATGATGTTCCGGTCTCTCGAGGAGGTCGATTACATTGGCGAAAAGTTGCGGCCGACCCTGGAGAAGCGGCTTCTCGAAAAGGGTTTCGTCGTGCTCTTCTGGGGGGACGCCGGGTGGGTTCGTTTCTTCTCCAAAACCCCCGTCCTTCGCCCGGACGATTTGAAAAGGACCAAGCTGTTTTCGTGGGCGGGGAATCCGGCGCAGGTCGATATCTACAAATCGGCCGGGTTTGATCCGGTCCCGCTCGAAACCGTGGACATCCTCCCCAACCTGCAAACGGGATTGATCACGGCCGTGCCGGTGCCGCCGTTTGTGGCGCTGGCCACGCAGATTGACGGTCCCGCTCCCCATATGCTGGAGTTGAACTGGGCGCCGCTGGTTGGCGCAACCGTTGTCACAAAGAAAACCTGGGATTCGATTCCAGCCGCCGCTCATCCCCACTTGCTCAAAGCCGCCCAGGAGGCCGGCAGCCTGATCAAGGCTGACAACCGCCGCGAAAGCAGCGAAGCCGTCGAAGCGATGAAGAAACGCGGCCTCAAAGTGCATGCCGTGACACCGGAAATCGAATCCGAATGGAGGCGGGCCACCGAAGCCGTCTATCCCAAGATCCGCGGAGGAATCGTTCCGGCGGACATATTCGACGAAGTCGCGCGCTTGCTGAAGGATTATCGAGCGGCACAGGAAGGGGCGAAATAA
- a CDS encoding glucose 1-dehydrogenase has product MIIQGKAAVVTGASRGVGKATALALAREGCSVLVNFSRSRGEAEQTVKEAQALGAKAALFPGDVSDDRVCREMMDEAARTFGRLDILVNNAGTTRFIPHGNFDEVRDEDWERIMGVNVKGPFQCVRAARKYLEASGEGVVINVSSIAGIIGSGSSIPYCASKAALITMTISLARALGPKVRVNSVAPGFIAGHWTQEGLGRDYEAVKQKAEERSALGRVCRPEDVAAAILSLITGSDLITGQTIVCDGGFLVGPRG; this is encoded by the coding sequence ATGATTATTCAAGGCAAAGCCGCCGTAGTCACGGGCGCCAGCCGAGGCGTCGGCAAGGCGACGGCCCTGGCCCTGGCGCGCGAAGGCTGTTCCGTGCTCGTGAATTTCAGCCGGTCGCGTGGTGAAGCCGAACAAACGGTCAAAGAAGCGCAAGCCTTGGGAGCGAAGGCCGCGCTTTTTCCTGGCGACGTTTCCGACGATCGCGTTTGCCGCGAGATGATGGACGAAGCCGCGCGCACGTTTGGCCGTCTCGATATCCTGGTTAACAACGCCGGCACGACTCGCTTCATCCCCCACGGAAACTTCGACGAAGTGCGCGACGAGGATTGGGAGCGGATTATGGGCGTGAACGTCAAAGGCCCGTTCCAATGCGTCCGCGCGGCCCGCAAGTATCTCGAGGCTTCGGGCGAAGGCGTGGTCATCAACGTTTCCAGCATCGCCGGAATCATCGGGTCCGGGAGCTCGATTCCGTACTGCGCGTCAAAAGCGGCGCTCATCACGATGACGATTTCGCTGGCGCGGGCGTTGGGGCCGAAAGTTCGCGTGAACTCAGTTGCCCCAGGATTCATCGCCGGCCATTGGACCCAAGAAGGCCTGGGCCGCGACTATGAAGCGGTGAAGCAAAAGGCTGAAGAGCGTTCAGCGCTGGGTCGTGTTTGCCGGCCTGAAGACGTCGCGGCGGCGATTCTGAGTTTGATCACGGGATCCGATCTGATCACGGGCCAAACGATCGTCTGCGACGGCGGCTTTCTGGTCGGCCCGAGGGGATGA
- a CDS encoding aminotransferase class V-fold PLP-dependent enzyme: MTLADILANEELRRHEFPVASEKIFLAHAGVCPLPRRVAEAIRAYASQCTRGDQETLLPAYHLQHARELAARLLNARPDEIAFVGPTSLALSFVGGGLQFEPDDDILIYRDDYPSNVYPWMALAARGVEVRFLKVSQVGRIEPADVLAQVNPRTRLVALASCHFVAGYRIDLGAIGESLRERGILFCVDAIQTVGAFPTSVEGIDFLAADAHKWLLGPCAAGILFVRKALQEKLQPTAFGWNNVRCPNYVAQESMIFRPDARRYEAGTHNLLGLLGLNAALELLLEIGIDQIAAELLRKRAWLVPALAAKGYAVLEAKAPAQNASGIVSFFRPGVDLVALHQKLENADVITSLRADRSGQRYIRISPHFYNTDAELNRLLELL; encoded by the coding sequence GTGACTCTGGCTGATATTCTGGCCAACGAAGAACTCCGCCGGCACGAATTCCCGGTTGCTTCGGAAAAGATTTTCCTCGCTCACGCCGGCGTGTGTCCCTTGCCCCGCCGCGTTGCGGAAGCGATTCGCGCTTACGCGAGCCAATGCACGCGCGGCGACCAGGAAACCTTGCTGCCCGCTTATCACCTGCAGCATGCGCGCGAACTGGCGGCCCGCCTTCTAAACGCGCGGCCCGACGAGATCGCCTTTGTTGGGCCGACCTCGCTCGCCCTCAGCTTTGTCGGCGGTGGGCTCCAATTCGAGCCGGACGACGATATCCTGATTTACCGGGATGACTATCCTTCCAACGTTTACCCCTGGATGGCGCTCGCGGCGCGCGGAGTCGAAGTCCGATTCTTGAAGGTCAGCCAGGTGGGGCGGATTGAACCGGCCGATGTCCTCGCCCAGGTCAATCCGCGCACGCGACTGGTCGCGCTGGCTTCGTGCCACTTCGTGGCCGGCTACCGAATTGACCTGGGGGCCATCGGCGAATCCTTGCGGGAGCGCGGCATTCTCTTCTGCGTGGATGCGATTCAGACAGTCGGTGCCTTCCCCACTTCCGTCGAAGGGATCGACTTTCTGGCGGCGGATGCGCACAAGTGGCTTCTCGGCCCTTGCGCGGCGGGCATTCTCTTTGTGCGCAAGGCGCTGCAGGAAAAGTTGCAGCCGACCGCATTCGGGTGGAACAACGTGCGCTGTCCGAATTACGTCGCGCAAGAATCCATGATCTTCCGCCCGGATGCCCGCCGTTACGAAGCCGGAACGCACAACCTGCTGGGCCTCCTGGGGCTCAACGCCGCCCTGGAATTGCTCCTGGAAATCGGAATCGACCAGATTGCAGCGGAGTTGCTGCGCAAGCGCGCCTGGCTCGTGCCTGCTTTGGCCGCCAAGGGCTATGCGGTTCTCGAAGCCAAGGCCCCTGCCCAGAACGCCAGCGGCATCGTCAGTTTTTTCCGTCCCGGAGTGGACCTGGTCGCGCTCCATCAGAAGCTGGAAAACGCCGATGTCATCACCTCCTTGCGCGCGGACCGAAGCGGGCAGCGCTACATCCGAATCTCTCCTCACTTCTACAACACCGACGCGGAACTCAACCGGCTGCTGGAGTTGCTGTAA
- the trxA gene encoding thioredoxin, whose amino-acid sequence MTASNIITLTETNFAAEVTQSSTPVLVDFWAEWCGPCKMIAPILDEIASEYDGKLKVGKVNIDEQQSLAVQHGIRAVPTLLLFKDGEVADQIIGLKSKRDLKAGLDRVVG is encoded by the coding sequence ATGACAGCATCAAACATTATCACTTTGACCGAAACGAATTTCGCCGCGGAAGTCACTCAGTCATCAACTCCCGTGCTGGTTGATTTCTGGGCGGAGTGGTGCGGTCCCTGCAAGATGATCGCGCCGATCCTGGATGAAATCGCCAGCGAATATGACGGCAAACTGAAAGTGGGCAAAGTCAACATCGATGAACAGCAATCCCTGGCGGTGCAGCACGGCATTCGCGCGGTGCCGACTCTGTTGTTGTTCAAAGACGGCGAGGTCGCAGACCAGATCATCGGTTTGAAGAGCAAACGGGATCTGAAGGCAGGATTGGATCGAGTGGTGGGATAG
- a CDS encoding RNA-binding protein: protein MNLTRLFVGNLSYQTLASDLQDYFSQAGVVRSVDVMFDKFTGKSRGFAFVEMSTPEEANKAVEMFHSKELQGRQLTVNIARPKEDRPPRSGEHRGQGGDYHRDSGRRDSR, encoded by the coding sequence ATGAACCTTACCAGACTTTTCGTTGGCAACCTGTCCTATCAGACCCTGGCGAGTGATTTGCAGGATTATTTTTCGCAGGCGGGCGTGGTCCGCTCCGTCGATGTGATGTTCGACAAATTCACGGGGAAATCCCGCGGGTTCGCTTTTGTCGAGATGTCCACTCCTGAGGAAGCCAACAAAGCGGTTGAAATGTTCCACAGCAAAGAACTTCAAGGCCGTCAGTTGACGGTGAACATTGCGCGGCCCAAGGAGGATCGCCCGCCGCGATCCGGAGAACACCGCGGCCAAGGCGGGGATTACCATCGCGATTCCGGGCGGCGCGACTCACGATAG
- the dxs gene encoding 1-deoxy-D-xylulose-5-phosphate synthase, with translation MSRYLDMVDDPTHVKKLTLPQLGELAEEIRSELISTLAKTGGHLGPNLGVVELTLALHRVFSTPKDKFVWDVSHQTYVHKLLTGRKARFHTIRTTGGLNGFALRTESEHDCYGAAHAGTALSAALGIAVARDRLGRDEHVVAIFGDAALTNGISFEALNNIASTTQRFIGILNDNEWSIAKNVGAIAMYLNKLITHPSYNRLQKDFERWMRLIPKGEIALKLGHKAEEALKGAVTEVALRPSTTNVESDGRGGFGSSLIFEEMGLRYLGPIDGHNLPLLINVLEYAKNCESPVVIHAVTKKGKGYEAAIQHPERLHGTGPYDVKTGAAPAKKAGAPPNWQDVFGQAMVKLCQRDNTVVGITAAMPSGTGLNILEKAMPDRYYDVGIAEEHAALFACGMATMGFHPVCAIYSTFLQRAYDCIIHDAALQDLPVIFCMDRAGLSPQDGPTHHGMFDIAYLRTVPNIVAMAPKDEDELVDMMFTATREKHPTFIRYPRGPAEGVPIKEQPKLLEIGKAEVVENFAQTGGRKIVFFGLGNMLRLAWQAGAELKTQGFDVALINPRFIKPIDAGTTEFFGRAADLVITLEDHVLMGGYGSAVQEILSDAHISTPVVRIGWPDQFIEHASSAEDLRERYSLTVDTIVGKVKMLLADAPAARLTAIG, from the coding sequence ATGAGCCGATACCTGGACATGGTGGACGACCCGACGCACGTCAAGAAATTGACTTTGCCGCAATTGGGTGAACTGGCCGAAGAAATCCGTTCCGAGCTGATTTCGACTCTGGCCAAAACCGGCGGGCACCTGGGTCCCAACCTGGGCGTCGTTGAACTGACCCTGGCGTTGCATCGGGTGTTTTCGACCCCCAAGGACAAATTCGTCTGGGATGTGAGTCATCAGACTTACGTCCATAAGCTGTTGACGGGACGAAAAGCCCGGTTCCACACGATTCGCACCACAGGCGGACTGAACGGTTTCGCGCTCCGGACCGAAAGCGAGCATGACTGCTACGGGGCCGCTCACGCGGGCACGGCGCTTTCGGCCGCGCTGGGAATTGCCGTGGCGCGCGACCGGTTGGGCCGGGACGAACACGTCGTGGCCATTTTTGGCGACGCCGCTTTGACGAACGGGATTTCGTTCGAGGCCCTTAACAACATTGCCTCGACCACGCAGCGTTTCATCGGGATTCTCAACGACAACGAGTGGAGCATTGCCAAGAACGTCGGCGCGATCGCCATGTATTTGAACAAGCTCATCACGCATCCCTCCTACAACCGCCTCCAAAAGGATTTCGAGCGTTGGATGCGGCTCATCCCCAAAGGAGAGATCGCCCTCAAGCTCGGACACAAAGCGGAGGAAGCGCTCAAAGGGGCTGTCACCGAAGTGGCGCTCAGACCAAGCACCACGAACGTCGAATCCGATGGCCGCGGCGGTTTTGGCAGCAGCTTGATCTTCGAGGAGATGGGCCTGCGCTACCTCGGTCCGATCGATGGACACAATTTGCCGTTGCTGATCAACGTTCTGGAATACGCGAAAAACTGCGAGTCGCCGGTCGTCATTCATGCCGTGACCAAGAAGGGCAAGGGATACGAAGCGGCGATCCAGCATCCCGAACGCCTCCACGGCACGGGGCCGTACGATGTGAAAACCGGCGCGGCGCCAGCGAAGAAGGCCGGGGCGCCTCCGAATTGGCAGGATGTCTTTGGCCAGGCCATGGTCAAACTGTGCCAGCGCGACAATACCGTGGTCGGCATCACCGCGGCCATGCCGAGCGGCACCGGGCTGAACATTCTGGAGAAGGCGATGCCGGATCGCTATTACGACGTGGGAATCGCGGAGGAACACGCCGCGCTGTTCGCCTGCGGCATGGCGACGATGGGCTTTCATCCCGTGTGCGCGATTTACTCAACGTTTTTGCAGCGCGCTTATGACTGCATCATTCATGACGCCGCGCTGCAGGATTTGCCGGTTATCTTCTGCATGGACCGCGCGGGATTGTCGCCGCAAGACGGGCCGACCCATCACGGCATGTTCGACATCGCGTACCTCCGGACCGTGCCAAACATCGTCGCCATGGCGCCCAAAGACGAAGACGAACTGGTGGACATGATGTTCACCGCGACTCGGGAAAAGCATCCCACGTTCATTCGCTATCCGCGCGGCCCGGCGGAAGGCGTCCCGATCAAGGAGCAACCGAAACTCCTCGAGATCGGCAAAGCCGAAGTCGTGGAGAATTTCGCTCAGACGGGCGGGCGCAAAATCGTGTTCTTCGGGTTGGGCAACATGTTGCGGCTGGCCTGGCAAGCGGGTGCAGAACTCAAGACACAAGGATTCGACGTCGCGCTCATCAATCCGCGTTTCATCAAACCCATCGACGCGGGCACAACGGAGTTTTTCGGGCGCGCCGCCGACCTGGTGATTACGCTGGAAGATCATGTTTTGATGGGCGGCTACGGCAGCGCGGTGCAGGAAATTCTGAGCGATGCCCACATCTCGACCCCGGTCGTGCGCATTGGCTGGCCCGATCAATTCATCGAACACGCGTCAAGCGCGGAGGACTTGCGTGAGAGATATAGCCTGACCGTGGACACCATCGTGGGGAAGGTGAAGATGCTGCTCGCAGACGCTCCCGCCGCGCGGTTGACGGCGATTGGCTGA
- the xseB gene encoding exodeoxyribonuclease VII small subunit, producing the protein MSKAAKSVSAATIAAPDLPFEEALKKLESVVESMESDELPLDTLLARFEEGTRLAQICQTKLAQAELKIQQLEKNAAGEFVLKPVQANEQNPEDL; encoded by the coding sequence ATGTCGAAAGCAGCGAAAAGCGTCAGCGCGGCCACAATCGCGGCTCCGGATTTGCCGTTTGAGGAAGCGCTCAAGAAGCTGGAGTCCGTCGTCGAATCGATGGAATCCGACGAATTGCCGTTGGACACATTGCTCGCTCGCTTTGAAGAAGGAACGCGCCTGGCGCAGATTTGCCAGACCAAACTGGCCCAGGCCGAATTGAAAATCCAGCAACTGGAGAAGAACGCCGCGGGCGAATTTGTTCTGAAACCCGTTCAAGCGAACGAACAGAACCCTGAAGATTTATGA
- a CDS encoding GNAT family N-acetyltransferase gives MFCSLNRPAPFGKIPRNATWKLMLPPHLLDEFPKDITLKDGFHCLIRPLHSSDEKAFHEFFLAVPEKERMFIKHRVTEQSVIRDWCDNIDYGRNLPLLALTDGKIIADATLHQQFGGWKRHIGRVSVLVLPQYRGRGLARALIHQIVEIARHIGLEKVEAEFIGEQEAAIKMFALLGFSNLVRLPDYVKDMQAISHDYILMGLDLTTDEEYAGME, from the coding sequence ATGTTTTGTTCCTTGAACCGGCCTGCGCCGTTTGGGAAAATCCCGCGAAACGCAACCTGGAAACTTATGCTTCCCCCTCATCTCCTGGACGAATTCCCCAAAGACATCACGCTGAAAGATGGCTTTCACTGCCTGATCCGGCCCCTCCACTCGAGCGACGAAAAGGCGTTTCATGAATTCTTTCTCGCGGTGCCGGAAAAGGAGCGCATGTTCATCAAGCATCGCGTTACCGAGCAATCCGTCATCCGCGATTGGTGTGACAACATCGATTACGGACGGAACCTGCCGTTGCTCGCGCTGACCGACGGCAAGATCATTGCCGACGCCACGCTGCATCAGCAATTCGGCGGATGGAAACGCCACATCGGACGCGTGAGCGTGCTCGTGCTGCCGCAGTATCGAGGCCGAGGCCTGGCGCGGGCTTTGATCCATCAAATCGTCGAAATCGCCCGGCACATCGGCCTCGAAAAGGTGGAAGCGGAATTCATCGGCGAACAGGAAGCGGCCATAAAAATGTTCGCGCTGCTCGGCTTCAGCAATCTGGTCCGGCTGCCCGATTACGTGAAGGACATGCAAGCCATCTCGCACGACTACATCCTGATGGGGTTGGATTTGACGACGGACGAGGAATACGCCGGCATGGAATAG